The segment TGGGAAAATTGCGGAATAATTCAACCCGAACAAGCCAAAAGCTTTTTATACACTACAGCTATTAGGCTTTCGCTGAATAGAATTAAGCACAATCAGGTAGTGAATAATTATGATTTGCAATTTAGACCCAAATCATCACACAAAGAATCACCGGAATTTTTAATGGAGGAAACCGAATTAAAATCCCTGTTAGAAAAAGCCATAAATGATTTGCCCGAAAAGCAAAGAACCGTATTTTTAATGAACCGTTTTGACAATCAGTCTTATACTGAAATTGCAGCATCATTGGATTTATCGGTAAAAGCGGTGGAAAAACGAATGCACCAAGCATTATTGTCCTTGAGAAAAGTAGTAAAAAACGTTTGAAAAATAATACGATGGAAGAGATGAACGAAACGTA is part of the Flavobacterium sangjuense genome and harbors:
- a CDS encoding sigma-70 family RNA polymerase sigma factor, whose product is MKEENQNVKLCSEAVFRSVFDTNFKVLRNFLVYKFRGDIESAEDVAQNAFVKLWENCGIIQPEQAKSFLYTTAIRLSLNRIKHNQVVNNYDLQFRPKSSHKESPEFLMEETELKSLLEKAINDLPEKQRTVFLMNRFDNQSYTEIAASLDLSVKAVEKRMHQALLSLRKVVKNV